AGGTAAAATACAGGACGCCCTATTAAATTTGAATTCCACATAGACaacagattattttttaagtataccCAGCATGGGACTTACACTAAAACAATGACTTTTTaacctgaaattcaaatgtaactgtatattgtgtatttttatttggtaAATTTAGCAACTCGGGTGGTGGTGGGCCCTGGCTGGATTTGTAGTGTCTTTCCCCAACTTCCTTGTTACTAAATGAAAGGTCCTAAGCATTCTACAGCTTTTCAGGGTGGTCTGTATCCAGGTGGCCATCTCGGTCTAGATGTTTACCAGATTTTTTTCCACAGCTTCCACTTAAAAAGTTGATCTCTTTCCTTAATGTTAAGGGGACATTTATTTAGATTTCAGATGTGTGTGATATGTAGTGTTTGGTCTTGTGCCTAAACACTTGTGCAACTGTATTGTGCCCAAAGCCCCAGTCTTTATAAATCAGCAACATATTTTCTCTCAAGAAAGCTCTTCAGCCAGGGCTAGTCTTTAGGATAGGTGGGTAGAGGAATCCTTGCTGCTGATCTTTCTGCTTTATTTGCTCCTTAGAGGCCCGATGGTTAGGGAGCAGTGAATTTATTACTCAAAAGAGGTTTCTGTATGTATTTACAAATTAGATTGGTAGTCATCATCAAAAGTAGGTGATAGGGACAATACTCACTTGAGTACTTGGTACTTTTGGGTACTGTTTTAGGTGATTTATACAGTATTATTTAGTCTTCATCATTGAGTTCTtgcttggaaaagaaaaaactgaaggaaaagattagCATTATGGAAACATTTATTCGAAAACACAAAGATAGGCAGTTTGGTTATAGAAATGATTTTTGCTAGAATACAGAAGAGCAAAGGAAGAATGTAATTGATGACTTTGTCTAACTGGATCACCTACCATATGTAGAAATGGGGTAGGAGTTGCCAGCAGAAACAAGTGCCTGTTATGTACGTGATCTTGTTTAGTCCTTAAAATAATCAGCCCTGTGAGGTAGAGACTGATATCCCCATcccacaggtgaggaaactgaggcttctcAGAAGTTAGGTGACATGGTCAGTAAGTTTGTTGGACTCTAAACTCTGAAATCAGGGTGAGTTTGGTTACAAAGCTTGTAGCATAGTGATGAGTATGAGCCTTAGAGTTCAGACCTGAGTTGCTCTCCATACTCCATCACACTTGTGTGACCTTGGTTGGGCATCAGTTTTATTGGCAGTTGTGAGCACTAAATGAGGTAATGCAgatttagcatagtgcctggcatgtaatggTTAATGATCTAGTATTATCATGTTAACTACCAGGCTACATTTTCTGAAACCAAAAATAAGCTACCTTGAAGTAATCTTAAATGGTTTAGAACATCCCAGCACTTTGTTCTCTAGGAGATAGGCCAGTACTACTAAGAAGTTGTAAAATGACCTttaacatgtaaataaatataaattgtggATTCCTGAATGGAATGTGTGGTACTGAGACTGGGGCCGTTGACTACTAAATTAAAGgcctggaggaaaaaaaacaggttCCTTGGATTCTAGCCAGAGGTGAGAAGGTATAGAAGACCTAGTTAGAGAAATGGTTGTGAAGATAATATAAGTTTCTGCTATAGGCCACCACTTTGGGGTTAGGGGAAGGGCGGTGGTATTTCATACCCGGGACTCAGATAGGAAAAAGTTTGATTCCAGTGCCCTCCTTATCCTGTCCCCAATTGATGCTAGGGTCGACTATAAATTTGTATGTTTTAATTTCCCACTTTCATGCCTTTTTTGTAAGAAtatgatttccttcctttctaggTATCCCATTTGCTGTGCTATACCTATTCATGGTGTTTTAAAGTTATTACAACTTTTCAAGACAACAAGGCTCCACTATGCGGCAAGAGTTAACAAAGATAGATTGAGTtctatttttaagaatttatatTAAGGAAATAAACCAAAAACTGTAAGCAAGAAGATAATTTACTGCAGTATTATAATAGGAAAAagctgaaaacaacctaaatgtattAGGGTAGGGTAGGGAGTAGTTTAGTAAATTAGTGTATATCCTTGTAGACATTATGCAGCTATTAAAAATTACATTGacaataaaaatgaggaaaagctGAATATACAATTGTGTACTATGATTTGCAgttattgaaatgataatatatgtctTGGAAAGTAAATAAGCAACAATGGAAATTGTGGGAGGAATATTTACTCATGGATGTGCCCTAAGATTTAGCTATGaacattgtttataatagtgaaaacttagaagaaaccCAAGTGTGCAATACAGTAGGGGCTTGGTTTGACCACTGAATACTGTGAACAGTTAATGTAGAAAATTTAGTGACATTAAAGCTTTTTGTGCATCATAAAGTAGAAAGGGCAGGTtaagaaaatagttttaataaaCCCTGTTTAGGGTACATACAAATACATAAGTTAATGACTGGAAGGgtataccaaaatgttaacagtggctatttttttttagtgatgggcctttgagtttttattttacttcctgtttttatttctaggttttttaaatattagatatattttgtaATAGGCACCTTGTTAGTGAGGTGCATATGGTTGATGAAATGATACCAGAAAGTAAAAGTCTTGGATTGAATGCCGACTTTACAATTAAAATTGTAATCTTGCTTCTTCCACTTCCTATCCACTTTGCCCCTCCCCTATTTTTCTATAATCTCTTATAGCACCTCAAGTAGTAGGTAATTTGATTATTATGTATATACTGTTTTTCACTAAAAGGTAAGCTTGCTGAATGAAAAAATCTGCTTTGTTAATCGGTACATCCCAAGCACCTAGAAGTAGTGCCTAACACATAAgcattcagtgaatatttgttgaataaattatttttaaaaattatcaaccTATAAATAAGAGTTTCATTTTTGCCTGCCTTCTGTTCCTTGTCCTTTCCCTCTTAAAGCAtcaaacatttttcatatttacatGGTCTTGATAATTTTTAATGCTGTGTAACATTtcattgtatagatataccaaAATTTATTCAAAGCTGTGCCCCTAATTTGGGGTATTTAAGTCATTTTTATTGTTATGATAAGGGCCATTATAGTAAAAGGTAATGGATAtggttttaaagtttttaaattatattcttaggataaatacctagaagtagaattcctgagtTAAAGACTGTGAACATCTTGATAGCCCTTCTTACTTCCTGTCTTAATGAAACAGCTTTTGGGTAGAGAATTTGATGATTGCATTGGTGTTTTCAGTTTGGGTGGGATACATAAAATGCATTTGGAAAGTTTTTATACACACAAAAGTATTCTCATACCCATCATCCAAAATCAGCAGTTACCAAGCCTATAtcacagtttcttcatctgaggaATATAGTTTTCTCTATTTTAAGGGAATCATATTGTTAGTATAGTATTCATGAAAAGGTCCTCTGCATCTTCAGCTAAATTCTGACTGAAGAATCTTGTGTTTAGGGAAAAGGATTTAGGATtgactttgtgttttatttactggAGAACTGTTCTTTGATGAGGGAAATAGTCCTCCATTTGTTAACCTGATCAATtagaaaatttccattttaaaaccgTTAACTCTTGAATTCAGTCTGGATTGTGCCAggaattttcatgttttcttttttcttttaatcttaggTTGATTTTGAAATGAGAATTTAACATTTTGTGATGGTATATTCATTTCTTTAGTATTCACTGCTTTTATTGCTTTGGTAGTCATTTATCTTCCCATTATGATTAACAACAATACCTAGTGCTTACCATATGCCAGTACTGAACTAGTGttttcacatatttgtgaatcGTCATAGCCACCTTGAGGcataagtatttttattatccACTTTGTAACATTTAAGAAACTAAATAGCACATTCCTTGTATGTATTATCAGCATGCATCAAACCTAAGTGTGTCAAACTCCACAGCCCGTAGTTTTCCTTTCATTCCACAGTACCTGATGTAGGCCAGGAATGTGCAAGGtgccagagaagaaaaagacttATTAGTCCTTGTCCTTGGGATAACTAGAATCTATTTCaatcattgtgtttttaaaacgTGCTTTAATATTATGATAGGGCTGATTTTTAGGGGATAGATTGTTTTGggaaagtattattgacatatagAATTATTGAACTGGAAGGTTCTCAAGTCATTCTAGTGCAAGCCTATCTCATCTAGTACTTGACAGGTTTCTGTGTGCAGCATAACTGCTAATGCCTGGTTGGTTGGTTTTAGATTTCTGGATTGTACTCCTTTACCATACTTGTTCCCAATAGCCAATCATTTGGGTCAGGCAAAAGCCAGGATACCAAGGGTTATTAATAACATGTAACTCATCAGGAAGATGACTGATTGCATTCTTAGCACTGAATGTGTTTgacaatttacattttctttttagggTGCCAAAATGCAGAGCAATAAAGCCTTTAACTTGGAGAAGCAAAACCACACTCCAAGGAAGCATCATCAGCATCACCACCAGCAGCACCACCAGCAACAACAGCAGCAGCCACCACCGCCACCAATACCTGCAAATGGGCAACAAGCCAGCAGCCAAAGTGAGTCCAAGCTAAGTGGTAGGGTAGAAATAGGTTCCCTTTTGGGAATGGTTTCTTGTTTTTTAGATTAGTCTCTTGGGATTATAAAGGAATAGGCCTTTGTGGCACacctttgttgttcttttccctATTTACCTCTTGATACTTGGCATGGAAAAAGGCTGATTCTCTGAAACAAGGAGCAGACATGTTGTAGGATAGCATTTGAGTACAGGTTGCTTTGCTGTGTTGGCACATTCTGTTACATAGATGTCTGTGTTTTGCCTGAGAGCTTGGTTCTTAGATGTAATCATCTGATGCCTGGTAGTTAAAGAAAATATAGAACACGTTTTTAAGACTTACTGGAGAAGTCTGGTACTGAGTATTACACTTTTAGCCTGAGATCTGTGCcagcccatttttaatcagagtaaaaagtttttaaagctatATGCCCATTTATTCAGCAAACTTGGAGCCTCTGTTGTGTGCCTCTAAGACTAGAACCAACCTCAACCCTCTTTATTTCCAGAGGTTCCCATAAAGAATACTCTTTCCTAcctcatttcttttaattgtCACCCCAAGCCTGAAAGAATGGGAACTTAAGGTTAGGAAGATTGGTGAGAGACTGGGAATGTGGAGCAATTATGTTCtaagtttaaaaatatactttctgACATAGGGCTCCTTGACTTGCTTAATTTTCTCTTTGGCCAATAGCTCCTGTATTTTCTATCTCTGACTTAGTCCAGGTTGGCTCCTGGCCCATAGTAGAGCTGTTAAGAAGTCCCCCCATGTCTTTGCACATTGCTTTCACATTCTAAGGTGCAGTTCACTGGTAAGTGATTAGTGGATAGATTGCACTGGGAAGTGGTATTTGACTTCTCTACAGCAATTAGGTATCCTAATCTAGCAGTAGTTGTTGCTCTTTGAGAATGTGACTGTAAATCTCTTTCTTCAGTCTTCTGAGTGACTTTGTGTCTTATCGCAGATGAAGGCTTGACTATCGACCTGAAGAATTTTAGGAAACCAGGAGAGAAGACCTTCACCCAACGTAGCCGGCTCTTTGTGGGCAATCTTCCTCCTGATATCACtgaagaagaaatgaggaaacTATTTGAGAAATATGGGAAGGCAGGCGAAGTCTTCATTCATAAGGATAAGGGCTTTGGCTTTATCCGCTTGGTGAGCTGCTGTGGGCTTTTAGAGCATGTAGAGAAGCTGGGGAATGATGAATATGGAAAATTATGGCAGtggaaacaattcccagatggtTTGTTAAAAGCTTGTAGTTGTAGTTGGAATAGGACCAAAAaatgctgattttatttttatttttcctctcattgttttgctttgtatcAAAGACAATGCAGGTTTACTTGCCTAGGATACTGGGGCTAAAGTAGACCCTTTGGaactttttttaattgggaaatttcaaacatacagaagtaGGTAGAATAGTATGATGAACTTGTATTTACTCATTGCCCAGCTTCTATAATTATCAACTCATAGTTAATCTTGCTTTATCTATATCCCTCCCCTGTTTACTATTCtcccataaatattttaatatgttaagattttttcatcagaaaaaaatgaagtgtttttattcttagaaatgatggtttatataatttatttccaaAGCCCTTACATTTATATTGCCTCTCTTAAGACTTTAAAACTGTGAGAACAGTTTGATTTGTAAAATCaatctaaaaatttttaaattgtgcttAAAATAAACgtaaaatttatcatcttaactatttttaagtgtaggtctttttaaaaaaaaataacgtTTACATGTATGAGGGGGACCCCTTTCAAGGCATGGTAGGTCATGTGCTAGCAAGACCACTAGACGTGGTCAGAACTAGTTTTTATTCCAGATCTACCACTAACTCAAAACTGTATGGGCAAATCATTTTCTCTGGGGTTCAAGATTCCTCTTCAGCAATATGAAGGGGTCCCATCAAAGTCTGATTCTAACAAGGCCTCTTAGAGGGCATAAGTGATTCTGGTTAAATTGTATGTAGTGAGCCAAAATTGAAATATTCTGGCTACTGTATTATAAGGGTAAACTTCGGGCTGGTCATTGTTGTCCACATTATCTGTTACCACTTGGGAGAATAACTTATGTAATGCTGATAACCATGTAAGTGGTATTAACTCTAGAGTTTTATTGCAAGGCCATCAGAACAATTAGGTTAACCAAAGAGTTatctgaaacacaatttcattctttcagtTCTATCCATATTTCTTTGTATGTACATTGCCAGGGattttctggagacattttttatcAAGCTGTACTAGTTTAGACTCATGATGACTGTGCAGGTGCTCTTTGTCAAAACTGAGTTATTCTAACTTTCCCCTGCTTTCTAGGAAACACGAACTCTAGCAGAGATTGCCAAAGTAGAGCTGGACAACATGCCACTCCGTGGAAAGCAGCTGCGTGTGCGCTTTGCCTGCCATAGTGCATCCCTTACAGTCCGAAACCTTCCTCAGTATGTGTCCAATGAACTGCTGGAGGAAGCCTTTTCTGTGTTTGGCCAGGTGGAGAGGGCTGTAGTAATTGTGGATGATCGAGGAAGGCCCTCAGGAAAAGGCATTGTTGAATTCTCAGGGAAGCCAGCTGCTCGGAAAGCTCTGGACAGATGCAGTGAAGGCTCCTTTCTGCTAACCACGTGAGTGAGGGGTCATTTTCAGAAGTAGACCTTGGATTGCTACTTCCTTCTGTGGTCTGGGGAGTTAGCCTGTAGGAACCATGTTCTGTGTTCATTCAAAGACTTTTTGATACTAATTCAGCTTTATAGTAGGGTTTTCAATGTAATCTTAAATTAATGGAAATGGTATGAGAATTAAGAAATAAACCTTTTTGGTCTTTTAATAGGTTGTCATTTAATTAGCATTAAATGTCGTATTTGAAGTTTTATAACTCTGAAAAGTTGTTTTGTGCATGACGCATCTCTCTTAATATTTATCCCAAATTTTGGTCTGGAGTTCTGTAGATACTGGGTATCAGGCTGCACTTAATAAGTACTCTCTCTGCCTACgttgaacatttttttaaggCTGTATTCAGAGATCTAATGCCTGACTCCATCTTGTCAACCTCAGTCCATATAATGCCACTAAAAGAACTTGGTTACTTGGGTTGATTGTAAAAACCATTTAAGAAGTATGTTGAATTGTTCATTTGTGACCTCTTACTAGGTCACTTTTCCAGTGGCATATGTAGAGAGGTAGCCTAGTTACTGTAGGGTGTAATTTGATTAAACTGAACTTCCTTTTTCCTCCCAGATTTCCTCGGCCTGTTACTGTGGAGCCCATGGACCAGTTAGATGATGAAGAGGGACTTCCAGAAAAGCTGGTTATAAAGAACCAGCAATTTCACAAGTATGTGGTCCTGACAGATTCCCTGTTAGGTATTTACCTAATCTTAAGGAAGCTTGTAAAGGGGTGTGTGAGAGAGGCAAGTCTTTGCTGTATGCATTTCCTGGCAGACATTATTCCTGGTCCTCAGGAGAAACGCAGTGCTTAGTTGGGGGGAATCTTGGACAAAGTTGCAGTAACCCAGAAACCTTTGTCTATAGGGAACGAGAACAGCCACCCAGATTTGCACAGCCTGGCTCCTTTGAGTATGAGTATGCCATGCGCTGGAAGGCACTCATTGAGATGGAGAAGCAGCAGCAGGACCAAGTGGATCGCAACATCAAGGAAGCACGTGAGAAgctggagatggagatggaggctGCTCGCCATGAGCACCAGGTCATGCTCATGAGACAGGGTGAGTATAGGCCTGTAAGTCTTAAGCCTAGAAggtcaaaataaattttttttcaggagtTTCTTTGTATTGATCAGTAGAGAAAGGCCTAAATCTCTACTTTTATTCTCTGAAATGTTTTGTTGATCTTGGTAGGCAAATGAGCTTGGAGATGTGGCAGAGAATACTGGATTCTGTGGAGAAGGAAATAATAGGTTTGACTTCATTTTTGGAATCTGGATATCTCGGATGGCCACTCAGGGATTATATATCCCCTTTGCTTTCTGGATCTTTAATTATGGAAAATTCTTGGGCCTATCTGAGGGAATTGAAGAATACTCAGTCAGTCTGTTTTTCTAGATTTGATGAGGCGCCAAGAAGAACTTCGGAGGATGGAAGAGCTGCACAACCAAGAAGTACAAAAACGAAAGCAACTGGAACTGAGGTGCCTCTTGAATGAACTCTTTCTGTCTGACAACTCTAAAAGGGAATGTCTCACTTTTGCTTCGTGCCACCATGCTACTTTATGCATTTGCAAATACGCTGGGAAATATTTCCTGGCTGCCTCTCAAGTTCTCCCTTTGGACAGGAGGTGTTTCAGTTGCCTGTGGTTCGAGGAATATCTGGGGCTGCACTGAAGAGAAAGCAGCTGAGTGCTGGTCTCCTGAAGCtcctttggggaaaaaagaaacaaactttttTCCCTTAAGGACACATATAGGTTGCTTTAGGACTGGGCATATTTAATAGTGAGTTTCTGGGATAGCTACAATAGTTTTCATTAGGCTCTTGCTCTGCTTAGTTGTGCCCCCTAATAAGATAATCTACTCAAGTTCCAGAGTGCTTCTGCTTAAATCTCTCTTGCTGACTCTGTAGGCAGGAGGAGGAGCGCCGGCGCCGTGAGGAAGAGATGCGGCGGCAACAGGAAGAAATGATGCGGCGACAGCAGGAAGGATTCAAGGGAACCTTCCCTGATGCGGTATATCTCCCATGTGCCCATGATGTACCAGGCCAGTCATGATACGACAAATCCACCATGAATTGTCCACTAGGACTAGAAAACACACCAGGTTATGTTCAGTGTTTCCATTCTATGAAAGTCCTTTTAGAAGAATTCATAGGAAGGAAAGGTAAGGTTTGAAGGGAAACAACTGCCTCATTGGCAATTTAGGATGAGGTGTTGGGGCCACTGTGTGCTGTATACACTCAGTACTTGCAGGGTGAGACATGCAGTCCTGTAACAGCTTTGATTTATCTTCTGATGTCCTCACAGTTAATACAGGTTGGAGCCCTAGAAGAAAGCAGCTCTTCCCCCTTTCCTTTCACCTCTCCTGTTCCTAATAGACTCTTGTGTTCAAATAGCTCTTGTAACTTGGGTCCTAGTAGCTCTGACCATGAATTTGGTGTACAACTAGCAAATTGCTGTTGGTGTTTCCTTAGTTTGGTCTTTGTGTACTTGGGATGTTATCACCCTGTTTACTCCCTTTTTAGTGTGTGGTCCTAACTGGTTGTGATAGAATGCAGTGCTGTCTTAGACTGTTGtgagtattttttgtttttcagagagAGCAGGAGATACGGATGGGCCAGATGGCTATGGGAGGTAAGAATTTGAGTTTAATGgctctgatttccctttctgtcttGTCTCTGTTGAACTACGAAGCATTGCCTACCTAGTCCAGATTTAAAGGGCTAACATTTGTGGGAGCATTGCTTTTCGGAGGGAGGGGGAAACATGTCTTAACCCAGAGGTTTTGTTGAATTGTTTCCTTTGACACAGAGACTGACAATCTCTGTCTCCTGTATACTGATCACACTACTACTCTGCTGTAGGTGCTATGGGCATAAACAACAGAGGTGCCATGCCCCCTGCCCCTGTGCCAGCTGGTACTCCAGCTCCTCCAGGACCTGCCACTATGATGCCAGATGGAACCTTGGGACTGGTAATAAGCTACAGGACCTTACAGTAACTGTAAATGGTGATAGGAGGAGGAAGGACTTTGCCTTCACAGTCCCCGGGCCTGCCACGATTTTGCTATAGATAGCAGTCTTTAGGATTTCTGTTATCCATCAGATTTAACCTTGAGATCTTTATTTTTGGATCTTGAATAAACCTAGTTTCAGACTATACTTTATCTAGGAGTTAAGCAGATCTCTCTCTGGCTAGTCTAGTGTATAGTTTAGTTGCTACCCTGGGTGAACAGTTTCTTTTTTGGAAGGAAGGTAATGAAGGCTGCACattaattacataaaataaatgtgaatCCAGAAGGCTTTGTGGCTCATACAATCTTGAGGTGGTTTTAGTTCTGGTGTCAAAATGTTAACTGGTTAGGCTTAAGGTTGCCCTTGTTCACCATATACCTAGTTCAGGAAAAAGGACTTGACTAGAACTTATCCAGCCTAGGAATTTAGTATGTAATCCTGCTTAGCCAACAGGAATGGGGATAAAAAGTTAGAGTACATGATGGGGTGGGTCTGTAATCCCGGCAGCCTTCCTTTCAGGAATATCACTAGGGTGCTTCACAGGCCTAGCATCAGGAACCTTGAATGGTTGGGTGGAAATGGACTTCAGGCAAAGTACTGGCTGTAGAAGGGTGGGAAACTTAGGACATCGGTACTATTGTAatgctgctctttttttctctAAGACCCCACCAACAACTGAACGTTTTGGCCAAGCTGCTACAATGGAAGGAATTGGGGCAATTGGTGGAACACCTCCTGCATTCAATCGTCCAGCTCCTGGAGCTGAATTTGCTCCAAACAAACGTCGCCGATACTAATAAAATCAGTCTAGTTTCCCAAAACCcttaaaagaaggaccctatttgGACTAGCCAGAATTCTGCCCTGGAAAAGTGTTAGGGATTCCTCCCATTAGTTAGGTCTTCCCTGCCTGTACTACTCTAGGGAGTGTGCTGGGGACAGAGGGCAAGGGAGGGGCAATATTTAACAAAATCAGTTTTCTGTGGTATATTGTTTAATAGATTCTGTGTGGTGCATTCCTGAAGTCACGTGATTGTTGGGGGGGGACCATGGCAAAATGGATCCAATTAGAGCCCCCATTGATCTTAATCATTCCATTCTTTGTCCACCCTGTTGTATTTGCTTTCTTATTCTTAACACTTCCCAACCCCAGAGACACTGCCATATATACCACAAAAACCAAACATCCCCCAATGACCTTTGCCCCAATGCTCCATTTACTCCCAGGTGGGAATTCAGGCAAATGTCCACAGAGGTCACAGACAACATACACAGTTCTGTTATGTCCCATATATTAGCCCTTTGTGTCCTAAGGAAGACATTTTCTCTTAGAGATTTTCTTTTTAgtatatctttaaaaattctcGTGTTGACTTGCCTCCATCTTTTTCTTGGGTAAGGACACCCCAGGAATGGCCCCTTTGTGTCTGATATTCACAGCTTTTCTTGATAGGCCTGTACAATCTTGGGAACAGGGTTGCTGTATGCTGAAGTTTGGACAGTAGCTCTTAGCCTTGCCTATCTTAGGTAGTTATGCTGTGCATTTTTTATTGGTGTACCATGTTTGATTTGTCCCTGATACCTTTGGAGTTTTCTGAGAAATGGAGCAGTAATGCAGCAActtattaaaatatgttttaagcCTTTTAATTTTCTGTGATGTTTGtaaaggggaagggagggaggggagttcTGCCTCAGGAGATGAGTTCTAGTATAAGGATAATCCTTTATGACCCTTTGCTCAAAAGTATTACTCATCCATCTATAGGCAAATGTGGGGGTTGACAAAGATCAATGCTGTTGGTACACAGAAGTAATGATGGGAGGAAAGCTGATGCTTTGAAAGAAAATGGGCTGGAGGAATTGGGGTACCCTCACTGAGCTGTGAAGGGTCCCAAAACGTATTCATTTCTTAGCAGCTGTTGGTATGTCAGGGGCCAGGAATTGGCATGGTAAACCTAAAATTGTCCCAAGCAGTTAGCTGACCTCACTGAAGTGGTGTGCTCTGCTCTGCCTGACCCTCTTCTTGAGCCTCCGAGCTAAAATGCTTTTGAGATCTTTCCTATTGGCTCAGTTGGGAAAACCAATTGAAGTTCCCTTGTCCATGTTAGGAGGTACACGCCTCCTGAACTAAAGATAGAAACAGCTGGCTCTTTGAGGCAGCTAAAAGCCTCCGA
This DNA window, taken from Manis pentadactyla isolate mManPen7 chromosome X, mManPen7.hap1, whole genome shotgun sequence, encodes the following:
- the NONO gene encoding non-POU domain-containing octamer-binding protein; translated protein: MQSNKAFNLEKQNHTPRKHHQHHHQQHHQQQQQQPPPPPIPANGQQASSQNEGLTIDLKNFRKPGEKTFTQRSRLFVGNLPPDITEEEMRKLFEKYGKAGEVFIHKDKGFGFIRLETRTLAEIAKVELDNMPLRGKQLRVRFACHSASLTVRNLPQYVSNELLEEAFSVFGQVERAVVIVDDRGRPSGKGIVEFSGKPAARKALDRCSEGSFLLTTFPRPVTVEPMDQLDDEEGLPEKLVIKNQQFHKEREQPPRFAQPGSFEYEYAMRWKALIEMEKQQQDQVDRNIKEAREKLEMEMEAARHEHQVMLMRQDLMRRQEELRRMEELHNQEVQKRKQLELRQEEERRRREEEMRRQQEEMMRRQQEGFKGTFPDAREQEIRMGQMAMGGAMGINNRGAMPPAPVPAGTPAPPGPATMMPDGTLGLTPPTTERFGQAATMEGIGAIGGTPPAFNRPAPGAEFAPNKRRRY